From the genome of Deinococcus sp. JMULE3, one region includes:
- a CDS encoding diacylglycerol kinase family protein, with protein sequence MTAPHSLAPEGSPAAPQRGTATLIYNTNAGGSKHASPDDLVSAIHAIGFTPVYRATSCEDDLKEALDGVQGTVFVAGGDGTQRAVGLTLAGRPEVTLAVIPMGTANNVARTLGVQGEPLDVIAAYGRAEVRPFDLGRVEGPWGEDVFLEACGCGAFADVMAEYDPEGGKSPLRAVQALTTTLTTFDPPPVTLTLDGEEQPTAAFALLEVLNTKATGPRLRLATNADPADGQLDVVRIDAAGREGMLTYLAALARDDFEALNSVESTRAGRVEIPYTGQAFHVDAEVRPPMQGVTGRVLIEAWPGALSVLVPVTEQDAASATTTGEG encoded by the coding sequence ATGACCGCACCCCATTCCCTCGCCCCGGAGGGCTCCCCTGCCGCCCCGCAGCGTGGCACGGCAACGCTGATCTACAACACGAACGCGGGCGGCAGCAAGCACGCTTCGCCGGACGATCTGGTCAGCGCCATTCACGCCATCGGGTTCACGCCCGTGTACCGCGCGACCAGCTGCGAGGACGACCTGAAAGAAGCCCTGGATGGCGTGCAGGGCACGGTGTTCGTGGCGGGTGGGGACGGCACGCAGCGCGCGGTGGGCCTGACGCTGGCCGGGCGGCCCGAGGTGACCCTGGCGGTCATTCCGATGGGCACGGCGAACAACGTGGCGCGGACGCTGGGCGTGCAGGGCGAGCCGCTGGACGTGATCGCCGCGTACGGCCGCGCGGAGGTGCGTCCCTTCGACCTGGGCCGCGTGGAGGGCCCCTGGGGGGAGGACGTGTTCCTGGAGGCGTGTGGGTGCGGGGCGTTCGCGGACGTGATGGCGGAGTACGACCCGGAGGGCGGCAAGAGCCCCCTGCGAGCCGTGCAGGCCCTCACGACGACCCTGACGACGTTCGACCCGCCGCCCGTGACGCTGACCCTGGACGGCGAGGAGCAGCCCACGGCGGCGTTCGCGCTGCTTGAGGTCCTGAACACGAAGGCGACCGGGCCGAGGTTGCGACTGGCGACGAATGCCGATCCGGCGGACGGGCAGCTGGACGTGGTCCGCATCGACGCGGCGGGCCGCGAGGGCATGCTGACGTACCTCGCGGCGCTCGCGCGGGATGATTTCGAGGCCCTGAACAGCGTCGAGAGCACCCGCGCGGGCCGCGTGGAGATCCCATACACCGGGCAGGCGTTCCACGTGGACGCGGAGGTCCGGCCGCCCATGCAGGGCGTGACGGGCCGCGTGCTGATCGAGGCGTGGCCGGGCGCGCTGAGCGTGCTGGTGCCGGTCACCGAGCAGGATGCCGCGTCTGCCACCACGACCGGGGAGGGCTGA
- a CDS encoding class I SAM-dependent methyltransferase: protein MQRQPFTALAAVYDAIMADVEYDHWADFVLSFARDGGLVGPGRALDLACGTGGFTRELRAAGWDVTGLDFSEAMLAEARTRLPGVPFVQGDLRTFELGERFGLVTCVFDSLNNLLTPGDLGAALARARAHLSPGGLLAFDVNTRLGVRELWEGDAIEGLAPLPDGGEVHYHWSHHYDADADVGVVQAFCRVDDQEFVETHRERGYDPADLEPLLGAAGFARWEIVEYPDYAPPEPDAPRVWVFAWAGEA, encoded by the coding sequence ATGCAGAGGCAGCCGTTTACCGCTCTGGCGGCCGTGTATGACGCGATCATGGCGGACGTGGAGTATGACCACTGGGCGGATTTCGTCCTGTCGTTCGCGCGGGATGGGGGTCTGGTCGGGCCGGGCCGGGCGCTGGACCTCGCGTGCGGCACCGGGGGGTTCACGCGGGAGTTGCGCGCGGCGGGCTGGGATGTGACGGGTCTGGATTTCAGTGAGGCGATGCTCGCCGAGGCGCGGACCCGGTTGCCGGGCGTGCCGTTCGTGCAGGGGGACCTGCGGACCTTCGAGCTGGGTGAGCGGTTCGGGCTGGTGACGTGCGTGTTCGACAGCCTGAACAACCTGCTGACGCCGGGGGATCTGGGCGCGGCGCTGGCGCGGGCGCGGGCGCACCTGAGTCCCGGGGGGCTGCTGGCGTTCGACGTGAACACCCGGCTGGGCGTGCGGGAGTTGTGGGAGGGGGACGCTATCGAGGGTCTGGCCCCGCTGCCGGACGGCGGTGAGGTTCACTATCACTGGTCGCATCACTACGACGCGGACGCGGACGTGGGGGTGGTGCAGGCGTTCTGCCGGGTGGACGATCAGGAGTTCGTGGAGACGCACCGCGAGCGTGGGTACGACCCGGCGGACCTGGAGCCGCTGCTGGGGGCGGCGGGGTTCGCGCGGTGGGAGATCGTGGAGTACCCGGATTACGCGCCGCCGGAACCGGACGCGCCGCGCGTGTGGGTGTTCGCCTGGGCAGGTGAGGCGTGA
- a CDS encoding NAD(P)H-dependent glycerol-3-phosphate dehydrogenase, whose amino-acid sequence MSGLPVLGAGGWGTALAVNAARNGPVRLWARRADFARTLAEGRVNAEYLPGVTLPAGLEVTAHLGEAITDAPFALVVVPSVGVPELLAALPRDLGVVLCAKGLAPDGGQLSVLARQLGFARVAVLSGPNHAEEIGRGLPAATVVASRDGGFARSVQAALMTPGLRVYTSDDETGVELGGVLKNVMAVAAGLVDGLNLGDNAKSALITRGLREMNRYLTALGAREETVYGLSGLGDLVATATSRHSRNRAAGESIARGEHPGQGGKVVEGLRTSGLLDAWATAHGHDLPIVRAVAHVTRGEWTPGDGVARLMEREAKPEQH is encoded by the coding sequence GTGAGCGGACTGCCAGTGCTGGGGGCGGGCGGCTGGGGCACGGCCCTGGCGGTGAACGCGGCGCGCAACGGCCCGGTGCGGCTGTGGGCGCGCCGCGCTGATTTCGCGCGGACGCTGGCGGAGGGGCGGGTGAACGCGGAGTACCTGCCGGGCGTGACCCTCCCGGCGGGGCTGGAGGTCACGGCGCACCTGGGCGAGGCGATCACGGACGCGCCGTTCGCGCTCGTCGTGGTGCCCAGCGTGGGCGTGCCGGAGCTGCTCGCGGCGCTACCGCGTGACCTGGGCGTGGTGCTGTGCGCCAAGGGCCTCGCGCCGGACGGGGGGCAGCTGAGCGTCCTGGCACGGCAGCTGGGCTTCGCGCGCGTGGCAGTCCTGAGCGGCCCGAATCACGCCGAGGAGATCGGGCGGGGCCTGCCCGCCGCGACCGTCGTCGCCAGCCGCGACGGTGGCTTTGCGCGGTCCGTGCAGGCGGCATTGATGACGCCGGGCCTGCGCGTGTACACCAGCGACGACGAGACGGGCGTGGAACTGGGCGGCGTGCTGAAGAACGTCATGGCGGTCGCCGCCGGGCTGGTGGACGGCCTGAACCTGGGCGACAACGCGAAGTCCGCGCTGATCACGCGCGGGCTGCGCGAGATGAACCGCTACCTGACGGCGCTGGGTGCGCGCGAGGAGACGGTGTACGGCCTGAGTGGCCTGGGGGACCTGGTCGCCACGGCCACCAGCCGCCACAGCCGCAACCGCGCGGCGGGCGAGTCCATCGCGCGCGGGGAGCATCCGGGGCAGGGCGGGAAGGTCGTGGAGGGCCTGCGCACGTCGGGCCTGCTGGACGCCTGGGCGACGGCGCACGGGCATGACCTGCCGATCGTGCGCGCAGTGGCGCACGTCACGCGGGGCGAGTGGACGCCGGGTGACGGCGTGGCGCGCCTGATGGAGCGCGAGGCGAAACCCGAGCAGCACTGA
- a CDS encoding PHP domain-containing protein translates to MQNNIVWRGGVQVMRVDLHMHTEVSHDCRTPLRDIPGWMLRTNTRVIAVTDHDQHRGGPELQAIIRDQGLDDRLSVIPGEEVTTSEGELIGLFLQERIPPKLTPEETVREIRAQGGLVLLQHGFDPLKRYRLRPEATERIAADIDIVETFNSRLSRHRWNRAAAEWARARGLPMSAGSDAHTLRDIGEAWVEAPFRTIHTPEQLLSTLREGVVAGRWTHPAYAFGQKQWRNFNGRFRR, encoded by the coding sequence ATGCAGAACAACATCGTGTGGCGCGGGGGCGTGCAGGTCATGCGCGTGGACCTGCACATGCACACGGAAGTCAGTCACGACTGCCGCACGCCCCTGCGGGACATTCCCGGCTGGATGCTCCGCACGAACACCCGCGTGATCGCCGTGACGGACCACGACCAGCACCGCGGCGGCCCGGAGTTGCAGGCCATCATCCGCGACCAGGGCCTCGACGACCGCCTCAGCGTGATCCCCGGCGAGGAGGTCACGACCAGCGAGGGCGAGTTGATCGGCCTGTTCCTCCAGGAGCGCATCCCCCCGAAACTCACGCCTGAGGAGACCGTCCGGGAGATCAGGGCTCAGGGGGGGCTTGTGCTGCTGCAGCATGGCTTCGATCCCCTCAAGCGCTACCGCCTGCGTCCCGAGGCGACCGAGCGCATCGCGGCGGACATCGATATCGTCGAGACGTTCAATTCCCGTCTGTCCCGTCACCGCTGGAACCGCGCGGCGGCCGAGTGGGCGCGGGCGCGCGGGCTGCCCATGAGTGCCGGGAGTGACGCGCACACCCTCCGCGACATCGGCGAGGCGTGGGTGGAAGCACCCTTCCGGACGATCCACACGCCGGAGCAACTGCTGTCCACCCTCCGCGAGGGCGTGGTGGCGGGCCGCTGGACGCACCCGGCGTACGCGTTCGGGCAGAAGCAGTGGCGCAACTTCAACGGTCGGTTCCGACGGTAG
- the moaD gene encoding molybdopterin converting factor subunit 1 gives MQLKVVFFARLKRETGVEQGTVDVPDGSTVRAAAALVEARYGVSLRGCMVAINDTYASPDDTLQEGDEVAFLPPVAGGSDEASDPGTFCQMTPEPLSLAAADLYLVKPQYGAQAYFVGTVRSPNQGKDVEFIEYEGYDALARRVMHGAADAAREKHGELRVYIQHRVGRLLPGEASILIGVASPHRRAALEACDDIIEYLKVHVPVWKHEGDEDGQHWVPGQTGHDTL, from the coding sequence ATGCAACTCAAAGTGGTGTTTTTCGCGCGCCTGAAGCGGGAAACGGGCGTAGAGCAGGGCACGGTGGACGTGCCGGACGGCAGCACGGTCCGCGCGGCCGCCGCACTGGTCGAGGCGCGCTACGGCGTGAGTCTGCGCGGCTGCATGGTCGCCATCAACGACACGTACGCCTCCCCGGACGACACGCTGCAAGAGGGGGACGAGGTCGCGTTCCTTCCTCCAGTCGCTGGAGGAAGCGACGAGGCGAGCGATCCGGGCACCTTCTGCCAGATGACGCCCGAGCCGCTGAGCCTCGCGGCGGCCGACCTCTACCTGGTGAAGCCGCAGTATGGGGCGCAGGCGTACTTCGTGGGGACCGTCCGCAGCCCCAACCAGGGCAAGGACGTGGAGTTCATCGAGTACGAGGGCTATGACGCTCTGGCCCGCCGGGTCATGCACGGCGCCGCCGACGCCGCCCGCGAGAAACACGGCGAGCTGCGCGTGTACATCCAGCACCGCGTGGGTCGTCTGCTGCCCGGCGAGGCGAGCATCCTGATCGGCGTGGCCAGCCCGCACCGCCGCGCCGCGCTGGAGGCGTGCGACGACATCATCGAGTACCTGAAGGTGCACGTTCCCGTCTGGAAGCATGAGGGTGACGAGGACGGGCAGCACTGGGTGCCGGGCCAGACCGGGCACGACACCTTATAA
- a CDS encoding adenosylcobalamin-dependent ribonucleoside-diphosphate reductase: MTTLSAQPLTNFDENAHHIAKRQYLQGADGDLSGMFRRIATWVAGAEEAGAREHWAQAYYDLMAEKKFCPGGRVLAGAGTQHGNVLNCFVQGATEHAPHTFEGVMEVAKKLALVTKVGGGNGVNLDVYTPRAESSRPDTGVRGWVYMSAAHADVQDFIEGLMRPPTQPDGEKQPIAVRNWTRVVYGQVIKPELVALARANGVSVVKAMPEGVQAVPDDMGGIVDAARKIAEDAKTGLEPRLDLSSMRPEGAPIKGSGGTSSGPVSFLLEIFDNFLEWANRGAESSGPINTLRFVYAPVLRVVRQGGTRRGAGMATISIEHPDVLDFLTAKDLDREAAEGDISTFNISILVSSAFWDTLQAGGLWNVNAQDVPGKYYLAPQKGTFKGTLPSLPTRAEDDAQGVPVYTDKTGRTSIPAQWLWDQIAQHAWSTGEPGLIFVDRINEYSALKNLGERYQIRSTNPCGEIPLTVGEPCDLGAINLAAYVQNSSFDYDTFRADVRTCVRFLDDVLDVNVFALEDNRVASQDLRRLGLGVMGLADALIKLGLRYDSEAGRDTIYDIMSALREEAIAESERLGEERGIYPVYTRHAEQIPHAPRRNVAVLTVAPTGTTSMLMGVSSGIEPIFSPFIWRKIGSEYRALLAPLFVELLETYPAPQGMTKDGGWDWDKVTEAVSENHGSVVGLPFIPDALQQVFVCAHDIKPVDHVRMQGTVQRAFDAEGHAANSLSKTINLPNDATVQDVQDAYSEAYKTGCKGITVYRDGSRQFQVLSTSKKKAKTEDPTPDTSASADVMGEQVSSEPAKTDVQPATPKVTAAPAKPTYERPTRLRGITDMVKLTDPTSGHRRSFLVTVNELGGKPVEVMVISGRAGDEANADSEALGRVVSIALQHGVPAQAIVKTLRGINGGLYGSYNGRLVGSKADLIAVALETFQKDLDAAKLPPLAGGSTDTAQPVTTSAAPSGVSVDGMGRERCPVCEEKAVIREEGCLKCQACGYSKCG, encoded by the coding sequence GTGACCACCCTGAGCGCCCAGCCCCTGACCAACTTCGACGAGAACGCCCACCACATCGCCAAGCGGCAGTACCTGCAGGGCGCGGACGGCGACCTGAGCGGCATGTTCCGCCGCATCGCCACCTGGGTGGCCGGCGCCGAGGAGGCGGGCGCGCGGGAGCACTGGGCGCAGGCGTACTACGACCTGATGGCCGAGAAGAAATTCTGCCCCGGCGGGCGCGTCCTGGCCGGCGCCGGCACGCAGCACGGGAACGTCCTGAACTGCTTCGTGCAGGGCGCGACCGAGCACGCGCCGCACACCTTCGAGGGCGTGATGGAAGTCGCGAAGAAACTCGCGCTGGTCACGAAGGTCGGCGGCGGGAACGGCGTGAACCTGGACGTGTACACCCCCCGCGCCGAGAGCAGCCGCCCCGACACCGGCGTGCGCGGCTGGGTGTACATGAGCGCCGCTCACGCGGACGTGCAGGACTTCATCGAGGGTCTCATGCGCCCCCCCACCCAGCCCGACGGGGAGAAGCAACCCATCGCGGTGCGGAACTGGACGCGCGTGGTGTACGGGCAGGTCATCAAGCCGGAACTGGTCGCGCTAGCCCGCGCCAACGGCGTCTCTGTCGTGAAGGCCATGCCCGAGGGTGTGCAGGCCGTGCCGGACGACATGGGCGGCATCGTGGACGCCGCGCGCAAGATCGCCGAGGACGCGAAGACCGGCCTGGAACCCCGCCTGGACCTGAGCAGCATGCGGCCCGAGGGTGCCCCGATCAAGGGTTCGGGCGGCACGAGCAGCGGCCCTGTCAGCTTCCTGCTGGAGATCTTCGACAACTTCCTGGAGTGGGCCAACCGCGGCGCGGAAAGCAGTGGCCCGATCAACACCCTGCGCTTCGTGTACGCCCCCGTCCTGCGCGTCGTGCGTCAGGGCGGAACGAGACGCGGCGCGGGCATGGCCACGATCAGCATCGAGCACCCGGACGTGCTGGACTTCCTGACCGCCAAGGACCTCGACCGCGAGGCCGCCGAGGGAGACATCAGCACCTTCAACATCAGCATCCTGGTCAGCAGCGCCTTCTGGGACACCCTCCAGGCAGGCGGCCTGTGGAACGTGAACGCGCAGGACGTGCCCGGGAAGTACTACCTCGCGCCGCAGAAGGGCACGTTCAAGGGCACCCTCCCCAGCCTGCCCACCCGCGCCGAGGACGACGCGCAGGGCGTCCCCGTGTACACCGATAAGACCGGCAGGACCAGCATTCCCGCCCAGTGGCTGTGGGACCAGATCGCCCAGCACGCCTGGAGCACCGGCGAACCCGGCCTGATCTTCGTGGACCGCATCAACGAGTATTCCGCCCTGAAGAACCTCGGCGAGCGCTACCAGATCCGCAGCACCAACCCCTGCGGCGAGATCCCCCTGACCGTCGGTGAACCCTGCGACCTCGGCGCGATCAACCTCGCGGCGTACGTCCAGAACAGCAGCTTCGACTACGACACGTTCCGCGCGGACGTCCGCACCTGCGTGCGCTTCCTGGACGACGTGCTCGACGTGAACGTGTTCGCGCTGGAAGACAACCGCGTCGCCAGCCAGGACCTGCGCCGCCTGGGCCTGGGCGTCATGGGCCTCGCCGACGCCCTCATCAAACTCGGCCTGCGCTACGACAGCGAAGCGGGCCGCGACACCATCTACGACATCATGAGCGCCCTGCGCGAAGAAGCCATCGCGGAAAGCGAACGCCTGGGCGAGGAACGCGGCATCTACCCCGTGTACACCCGCCACGCCGAACAGATCCCCCACGCGCCCCGCCGCAACGTCGCCGTGCTGACCGTCGCCCCCACCGGCACCACCAGCATGCTCATGGGCGTCAGTAGCGGCATCGAACCCATCTTCAGCCCGTTCATCTGGCGCAAGATCGGCAGCGAATACCGCGCCCTCCTCGCTCCCCTCTTCGTCGAACTGCTCGAAACGTACCCTGCCCCGCAGGGCATGACCAAGGATGGCGGCTGGGACTGGGACAAGGTCACCGAAGCCGTCAGCGAAAACCACGGCTCAGTCGTCGGCCTGCCCTTCATCCCCGACGCCCTCCAGCAGGTGTTCGTCTGCGCGCACGACATCAAACCCGTCGATCACGTCCGCATGCAGGGCACCGTGCAACGCGCCTTCGACGCCGAAGGGCACGCCGCCAACAGCCTGTCCAAGACCATCAACCTCCCCAACGACGCCACCGTCCAGGACGTGCAGGACGCCTACAGCGAAGCGTACAAGACCGGCTGCAAAGGCATCACCGTCTACCGCGACGGCTCTAGACAGTTCCAGGTCCTCAGCACCAGCAAGAAAAAAGCCAAGACCGAAGACCCCACCCCCGACACCAGCGCCAGCGCCGACGTCATGGGCGAACAGGTCAGCAGTGAACCCGCCAAAACCGACGTTCAACCCGCCACCCCCAAAGTCACCGCCGCGCCCGCCAAACCCACCTACGAACGCCCCACCCGACTGCGCGGCATCACCGACATGGTCAAACTCACCGACCCCACCAGCGGCCACCGCCGCAGCTTCCTCGTCACCGTCAACGAACTCGGCGGCAAACCCGTCGAAGTCATGGTCATTTCGGGCCGCGCCGGAGACGAAGCGAACGCCGACAGCGAAGCCCTCGGCCGCGTCGTCAGCATCGCCCTCCAACACGGCGTGCCCGCCCAGGCCATCGTCAAAACCCTGCGCGGCATCAACGGCGGCCTGTACGGCAGCTACAACGGCCGCCTCGTCGGTTCAAAGGCCGACCTGATCGCCGTCGCCCTGGAAACCTTCCAGAAAGACCTCGACGCCGCCAAACTCCCCCCCCTCGCCGGAGGCAGCACCGACACCGCCCAGCCCGTCACCACCAGCGCCGCGCCCAGTGGCGTCAGCGTGGACGGCATGGGGCGCGAGCGGTGCCCGGTGTGCGAGGAGAAAGCCGTGATCCGCGAGGAAGGCTGCCTGAAATGCCAAGCCTGCGGCTACAGCAAATGCGGGTAA
- a CDS encoding type II secretion system protein has translation MPHPTHTQGFTIIELLITIVVIGILAAVLIPGLMNARAKATDGAANTVANRVINALMATETMNPDSTGLDGACVYAAETVTVTSGSVTNAVSAPGPITDVTCLSTPRNTVSASPTPEAAAGCPPSHWSP, from the coding sequence ATGCCCCACCCCACCCACACCCAGGGCTTCACGATCATCGAACTGCTGATCACGATCGTCGTCATCGGCATCCTGGCCGCCGTCCTGATCCCCGGCCTGATGAACGCCCGCGCCAAAGCCACCGACGGCGCCGCCAACACAGTCGCCAATCGCGTCATCAACGCCCTGATGGCCACCGAAACCATGAACCCCGACTCCACCGGACTGGACGGCGCCTGCGTCTACGCTGCAGAAACCGTCACGGTCACCTCCGGCAGCGTCACCAACGCCGTCTCAGCTCCCGGACCCATCACTGACGTCACCTGCCTGAGCACCCCACGGAATACAGTGTCAGCGTCACCTACACCGGAGGCCGCAGCGGGCTGTCCCCCATCACACTGGTCGCCATGA
- a CDS encoding type IV pilin protein, with translation MKNTTQGFTLIELLIVIAIIGILAAVLIPNLLNARSKANDTSAATVGRNVLTAMAAVETSNPTSTGADATCSYADGTVTVTSGSETTTVNAPSPITGVTCTSTTDAFSTTVAYNGGSAATQDYSSNK, from the coding sequence ATGAAGAACACCACCCAAGGCTTCACCCTGATCGAGCTGCTCATCGTCATCGCCATCATCGGCATCCTGGCCGCCGTCCTGATCCCCAACCTGCTGAACGCCCGCAGCAAGGCGAACGACACCAGCGCCGCGACCGTGGGCCGCAACGTGCTGACTGCCATGGCCGCCGTGGAAACCAGCAACCCCACCTCCACCGGCGCGGACGCCACCTGCTCCTACGCTGACGGCACCGTCACCGTCACCTCCGGCAGCGAAACCACCACGGTCAACGCGCCCAGCCCCATCACTGGCGTGACCTGCACGAGCACCACCGATGCGTTCAGCACCACCGTCGCCTACAACGGCGGCAGCGCAGCCACCCAGGACTACAGCAGCAACAAGTAA
- a CDS encoding PrsW family intramembrane metalloprotease — translation MTLVLALLLSVTLTFAWLWFFVRRDRHPEPLWLLARTFAWGMLAWVISAALGASMGHLTTSPLPLVAVLVVLLTALIEEGFKFVAATTAITELSFDEPMDGLVYAVTAALGFAFMENVTYTLGFGTGAGAWHAVLATLAHALFSAPQGYALGGLHWQQGRAWVVQGLLISVALHAVFNGLLGGGGGWLHLLLLGAVVLMMIGLATRYYLAFEAHAREHGPSEYFLFEQAQRRR, via the coding sequence ATGACCCTGGTCCTCGCGCTGCTGCTGTCGGTCACGTTGACCTTCGCGTGGCTGTGGTTCTTCGTGCGGCGCGACCGCCACCCGGAACCGCTGTGGTTGCTGGCGCGCACGTTCGCGTGGGGCATGCTGGCGTGGGTGATCTCGGCGGCGCTGGGCGCCAGCATGGGGCACCTGACGACCTCACCGTTGCCGCTGGTCGCCGTGCTGGTGGTGCTGCTCACGGCCCTGATCGAGGAAGGCTTCAAGTTCGTGGCGGCCACGACCGCCATCACGGAACTGTCCTTCGACGAACCCATGGACGGCCTGGTGTACGCCGTGACGGCCGCGCTGGGCTTCGCGTTCATGGAGAACGTCACGTACACCCTGGGCTTCGGCACGGGCGCCGGCGCGTGGCACGCGGTGCTGGCAACGCTGGCGCACGCGCTGTTCAGCGCCCCTCAGGGCTACGCGCTGGGCGGCCTGCACTGGCAGCAGGGCCGCGCCTGGGTGGTACAGGGCCTCCTGATCAGCGTGGCGCTGCACGCCGTATTCAACGGACTGCTGGGCGGAGGGGGCGGCTGGCTGCACCTGCTGCTGCTGGGCGCCGTGGTGCTGATGATGATCGGCCTCGCCACCCGCTATTACCTCGCGTTCGAGGCGCACGCCCGTGAGCACGGCCCCAGCGAGTACTTCCTGTTCGAGCAGGCGCAGCGCCGCCGCTGA
- a CDS encoding diacylglycerol kinase family protein — protein sequence MPPAPAVLIHNPGAGTSHRADPAQLRAALRDAGFDAEHRPTRTPHDLGPALSGPLPGPVFIAGGDGTFRAAALHLTGRDATLGVIPLGTSNNIARTLDLTGDPVDIARAYRTATRHPFDAGRVQAPWGEDVFFEAFGCGLFADLLHAYDPTAPKSPLRAAQALLTTLPGFQAQPVPTCIDGHPSPAPPLTLLEIMNIQSTGNGLHLAPDAHPGDGLLNLIRVNGQHPDSLAAYATAMLRGQFDTLPSVQEDVAATFTLHATGQHVGQVFHVDGETRTHPGGPVHVQVWPGALHVLRSD from the coding sequence ATGCCCCCCGCGCCCGCCGTGCTGATCCACAACCCCGGCGCCGGCACCAGCCACCGCGCCGACCCTGCCCAGCTGCGGGCGGCGCTGCGGGACGCCGGATTCGACGCCGAACACCGCCCCACCCGCACCCCCCACGACCTCGGCCCGGCCCTGAGCGGCCCGCTGCCCGGCCCCGTGTTCATCGCCGGGGGAGACGGCACCTTCCGCGCCGCCGCGCTGCACCTGACGGGACGGGACGCCACGCTCGGCGTGATCCCACTGGGCACCTCGAACAACATCGCCCGCACACTGGACCTGACCGGCGACCCCGTGGACATCGCCCGCGCGTACCGCACCGCCACCCGACACCCGTTCGACGCGGGCCGCGTGCAGGCCCCCTGGGGAGAGGACGTGTTCTTCGAAGCGTTCGGCTGCGGCCTGTTCGCCGACCTGCTGCACGCCTACGACCCCACCGCACCCAAGAGCCCCCTGCGGGCCGCGCAGGCCCTCCTGACCACCCTCCCCGGCTTCCAGGCGCAACCCGTCCCCACCTGCATCGACGGGCACCCCAGCCCCGCCCCGCCACTGACCCTGCTGGAAATCATGAACATCCAGTCCACCGGGAACGGCCTGCACCTCGCGCCCGACGCGCACCCCGGCGACGGCCTGCTGAACCTGATCCGCGTGAACGGCCAGCACCCCGACAGCCTCGCCGCGTACGCCACCGCCATGCTCCGCGGCCAGTTCGACACGCTGCCCAGCGTGCAGGAGGACGTCGCCGCCACCTTCACCCTGCACGCCACCGGCCAGCACGTCGGGCAGGTGTTCCACGTGGACGGCGAAACCCGCACGCACCCCGGCGGTCCCGTCCACGTTCAGGTGTGGCCGGGCGCGCTGCACGTCCTCCGGTCCGACTGA